The stretch of DNA ACTGGGCCACTGCAATCATTCCAGTGGTGCCCCTACCAGGGTTAAGATGTGCTACCTGCACAAAGAATAGTCTGATGACAGCCAGGTGCTGCCCCTTACCTGCCAAAGAGCCAACATTGAGGCCAGCCGTTGCTCCAGCTAATGTCTGCAGGGCTCCAAGTGAGGCTATGGGGTTGACAGAATTACTGCTGCTAGAGCTAGGTGAGGACCCTGCTATTAGAAAGCAAGGAGTTAAAATTCAACCCATCACTGGCATTCTCGCCAAATACAAGAAAAAGTGTCACTATCCAAGTATGCTATTTGTAAAGAGGTTTTCAGTTACTAATTCTAACAACTGTCCTTGCAGGACAGAGACAAATAATGGCCACAGCACATTGAAAATCAGGAAGATTTCTCTTAAGTacaaaagatgacatttgaaaATTTGTTGCTCATAATCTGACCTCTCTGGAAACAGGTGTTAACTATTTTCCCTCTCTGGACTCTGCCTTTAAACACAAAGCATCTGTCCAAGGCACATAATGGCACACTGGGTCATCCTCATGCTTACCTGAACTAGTGAGCACGCTGAGGGGACTGCTGGATGTAGTGAGAGCATTGGTACCACTTGGTGTGTTCTGAGCTGCACTAGCTGCAGCAGCTAGTGCAGCCAAATTCTGTAACTGCATTGCATTCAACCCTACAACATCCAAAGCAAGAGATTAGCCAGCAGATAAGGGTGCTTCATATCCATTCCAGCAATGACAAGCACACACTGGCAGAGGGCTGGTCCCTGACAAAGAGGAACTGTTCTAGATAAGCCTTACAAACAACATTACAGGGCTCCAAAAATGATTCATGTATCACTCATTAAGAAACTTGAAATCATTTCCTCAGAGAAGAGATGGCTAATCCAATAGCATACCATGCCAAGTGTACATTAATAAAGGTGTGGGCAATTAGGAAACCAAGAAAAACTGCCTACCATAGGGCCAGGAGCACAGGAGAACAATGCCAAAACCTACAGCACAGAATGGGACTGCATCCAGGCCCCTCACTCACACTTTACAGGGGATTCGCTCTCTGTAATAGAGGGGAACACGCAGAAAACATGGCAGATGCAGAAGGCCCAGGAGCAAACAAGGGAGAACACAGCAGAGCAGCAATGACACAAAGAATAAAGACACTGTCACTTGAATAGCAGATTCATCaccagaaagaggagagaggaaaaatcACTGAGTGAAAGACTTCCAAGTAGAGCCCAGACAACACAGTTGAAAGGGGAAGAAGGAATCTAAACTGTGCTGTCGCTGCTGCAAACCATTTACTAGACAATGGAAAGATGgatggggtgaggggtggggggagtggaaAGAGTAAACGAGAATTAAAATACAATACAGATTACAATCTAGCAACTTTCCAAAAATATAGCCAACTATAATTTCCTGAGACAAAGTGAATGACTATCAAAAATTTTCAAAGAGCAAAATGCAGTTCACTGAAAACTATGCCTTTCTCAAATGCACATTTGGCCTAGCCTAAATCCAATGCAGAGGGTGTAGGCACAGGCAGCTTTGAAGCTGTCCCATGCCCTACCCCCAACCGACTCCTGATGGGCCCTAGCTCAGGTTTGTTGTGGCACTCCATTTAAGTTTTCTGTGTACgataatagcaacaacaaaataggAATTCACCTAAGAAACAAGAAGATACACAGGTAAACCAAATGCCTGGGTTCTAGAAGCTTCAAGGTAGGGCATTTGCATGGAAGCCATCTTTGGCTTTTCTGCAGTCACTGGAAAAGTCActttataatggaaataaagagtTCTTGCAATTTTTTCCCCTTATCAGAGAACAGCCTCAGTCTATAGGAGCTAAACAGCCCTTTTCCATATTCTTCTTCAACAGTGACCTAAAAGGTTAGGAGGCACCAGATAACGTCAGAGCAATGTGGCATCAACTAGCCATAGAGCCACTGTATAGAGACAAGAAAATTGAGTCCTGGGATGTTTATCCTAGGTCAGGTTTACATAATAAgcaaaaaaatgttttcacagaAACGATGCCAAACTCCCAAGACTGTTGTTAGCTGGgtctgctggcctgggtgctgctGCTCCTCTGCAGCAGTGAAACACTTACCTCCCATTGGGTGGAGGCTGCTCAGGGTGTTGAGGTTCCCAGAGGAGGCAGTCTGCTGAAGGAGCTGCAAATAAAGCTAGACATTACaccaaaaaacagaacaagagtGAGAGTGAGGGCTGGTTCTGCATCTGGGATAACTCTACAGCACAGCAAAGCGAGAGTGCAGAGGCCCCCAGAGAGAAGAAAGTCAAAGACAAGAACCCAAGCCAACACAACAGAAACATGAGGCTTATGACAgcacaggacaaaaaaaaaacacagctaaAGCACTGGCCCAGAAGATAGTATGTTCACTGAATACTGAGCCAAGCTCAAGTCCCTGGGCAGCAGAATTCAGCACAGCAAAGGACAGAACTACAGCAGGATAATAAGCTAAACTTGAGGAGCTACGCAGTCAACTGTGATTATTGTCTgcgaatgaatgaatgccatTTCCAGCTACCCTCTCCCAAGTTCTCCTTAGTTAGGTCCACACATCTCACTCTGCAGATTGTTTCCATCTGGATACTCAATTTCTACTTCACAcaactattttaaatatcaaatctaAACATTTCATAGTATTTCTTGGAGTTACCCTTTATTGGTCACAATGGACCACATGACTAATAATCACTCCAGCTACACATCTATCCAACCTTATTTACTTCCTCCCCTCCAAACTGGTCTTCCCTGTTGCAGATGACCAAATGACTGATGGATTAGTCTATACCAGGTTCAGAGTACGTTCTCCTTCAATGATGGTCCCATGACAAATAAAGTAAGAGGGCCTGTCCCTGAGTTTGTGGCATTAGTTTACTTTGTATATTGGCAAACCACAACCTTCATCTAACCAGCTTGCTGAAAACTTTTGCTCCAACTAAACCCAATTAGTATTGTTTATGGAAAATTGGTATTCTTGTACAGGATCCTTTTATTCAACCTGTTTCCCATTCCTATAAACATCTGACCTGGTTTCTCTGTCGCCGCAAATCCTTCCAGGCTAGAGACCATGGATAAGTTTCAGGAGGTCTACAAACCTCCAggaacagaatgggggaaaaaatgCACCTATACACCCTTTCCCCCCGCTTCTCAaaggataaaaagataaaaaccaacTCCTCCAGGACAGTAGAGCCTGGCTAACTCAAGTCCACATAGTCCAGAAAGAACCTCATAATTAATGATGATGTACTATCACACAGTCCACTAGCACCCAcgtctacacttttttttttttttttttgagacggagtctcgctctgtcgccaggctggagtacaatggtgatctcagctcactgcaacctccgccttccaggttcaagcgattctcctgcctcagcctcccgagtagctgggaccacaggtgtgtaccatcacacccagctaatttttgtatttttagtagagacggggtttcaccatgttggtcaggctggtctcaaactcctaacctcaggtgatttgcctgcctcggcttcccaaaatgctgggattacaggcataagccaccgcgcctggcctttttcttcTTAAACACCTTGGGCTATGTGTTCAGTCCTAACTGGTGGACGGTGAATACTGTACTTGGTCCCTTCATTTCCCTCCAAATGAGATTAGCTCTTAGGGCAGGAATCATGTCTAACCAAAACAAAGAGAACACAGCTCTCAACACATGCCATCATGTACTTGCTGGTAGTGGCAATGACAACAAAAAGGTTAACCTTCCCTAAAGGGGGGCTCCAAAAGTCTCTAAGAAAAGCAAATGCATAGCATGTAGACCATTTTCAAAGCATTATCATTTCTGCAGATGACTAAAACCTCCCTGAATTTTCTGAACATATAAGCAATGTTTCAGCACTAAGAAACAATTTTTTCTGTTGAAATATAACCGGAcccagtggttcacgcctgtaatcccagaactttgggagggcaaggtaggcaaatcacttgaggtcgggagtttgagaccagcctggctcacataagcaaaaccctgtctctactaaaactacaaaaattagccaggcgtggtggcacatgactgtaatcccagctgcttgcagttggaggttgcagtgagcagagattgcgccactgttttccaacctgggcaacagagcgaggcttcaaaacaaaacaaaacaaaacaaccccaactctttatatttttttaaaaaaacttcagaGAAATACTAGCTAGGATAaactggggttttttttttttttcttcttctttttttttttttttttttttttttgtgagacagagtctcgctctattgcccaggctggagtgcaatggtgcgatcttggctcactgcaacctccgctcagtgcaacctccgcctcccaggttcaagccattctcctgcctcagcttcccgagcagctgggattacaggcacctgccaccacacccatgtaatttttttgtatttttagtatagacagggtttcaccatgctggccaggctggtctcaaactcccaacctcaggcgatccactcacctcagcctcccaaagtgttgggattacaggcgtgagtcacagcgcccggcctaaacTGGGATTTCTTATAAGATATTAGAAATATGAAAACCACTGGAACTAAACCAAAATTCAGTACTGGGAGACAGAAATCAGTGCCTTTTGTCTGTTTCCATACAGAATAATACTTGAAATGATGAGGAATAAATGACTATACTAGCTATTTCtatgtgaatatttttgtatCATCCATACAAATCTAGTGGTTTCACCATTAATAGCCTAAGATGACCTTTTTCCTCTTTGACTCACAAATGGGTGGTTTTAACTGTCTTGTGCTGGCCCAATTCTTTTCCATTAATAATCCCCTGTAACATATACACTGCAGACCTAGTAAATCTAAATCACAAATTGGGGCGAGACCTTCTTTTGGACTAGACAACCTTCTTTTGGCTCACGACAACAGAGAGATCAAATTAAAGGAAGTCTATTTACAATGTAGTAAACTTGAATATACACCTGTAatgctcatttaaaaatgttcatgttaATCTCTTGATCtccgccaggcgcagtggctcacacctgtaaacccagcactttgggaggccaagacaggtggatcacctgaggtcgtgagttcgagaccagcctggccaacacagtgaaagcccatccctactagaaatacaaaaattagctgggtgtgatggtgtgtgtctgtagtcccagctacttgggaagttgaggcaggagaatcacttgaacccgaggtggaggttgcagtaagccaagattgtgccactgcactctagcctgggtgacagagtgagtgagactccgtctcaaaaaataaataaataaataaataaataaagcaaaaaaagaaaaaaaatctcttgatctctcaagtccgctgaaagaaacatttatcatACTCTTTAGGAAAGACTCAATAAGGATTTTAATGATGCCCTCTACATCTGGTAGAAAGAGATATGGAGAAAGACACTGGTAGTTAAGATTCCCTCAGGAATTTCTTTCTTGGAGGCAAGGACACAAGATGTTTCTAAATCTTTAAAACGGGAAACCAGGAATTCACTTTAGTTGCAGCAAAAGCCTCAAGATATAACCAGAGATGCATGTccagagatacatatatatagagagagaaagagactaaCAGGACTAAAAGAAATAGTACTACCtgaatttttacatataatttctATATGCCAAAAGTTGTAAATGCCACTGTGTTTGTTGGCTAGGGACAGCAGAAGAAGGAACAGCTGGGAGCTTGCACAGTCTGCAGAAAGCAAACCACAAAGACTCACTGCTAAATACTGGGGTCCAAGAGTATTTAGACCAGCAAGGTTTCCCCACACAGATGCTGCGCTGATTTGCTGCATCTGCTGCTGGAGCTGCTGGGCCATTCTCTTCTGTTCTTTGTCCTTCTGTGTATCAGCAAATTTTACCACCATGGGTGATGAGCAACCCTGTGAAAAGACCATAACGAAAGGGTCAAATTCCTCcatctgaaaagaagaaaaaaaatcttccttttggATGACATGCAGGTTACATTCTAATTTCATTCACTGCCAAATGATTCTCCTCATGATAGACACAAGAGAGAAgagactgtaatcccaacactttgggaggctgaggcgggtggatcacttgagcccaggaattttagaccagcctgggcaacatggcaaaacggtcgctattaaaaaaaaatacaaaaattaactgggcgtgctggtgtgcacctgtagtcccagctacttgagtggcaGAGGtaggggggatcacttgagcctgggtggttggggctgcagtgagccatgatattcccactgcactccagcccaggtgacaaagtaagaccccatctcaaaaaaaggggtAGGGAGAGCATTTCCAATAcgttaattttaaagaaatcagtGGTTTTTAACTTTAAGATGTTGGCTGTTTAACCTTCTGGGCAATCAGATGCTGCACATGCTGCTGGACTTTAATGGCCAACTGTCCCAGCATTCCCAAGCTGAGGAATTTTCCCCATCACCTATCTGCTCCCTACCTCCATGGTCTGTGCTTGGTGCATTGCCTTGATAGCCGTCTGTGCCATGGCTCTTGTTGTAAAAGTCACAAATGCACAACCTGGTAAGAGAAGAGTCAGTaactcatgcattcatttatttctctgacaaacattaactgagcacctactatgtgctgacTATCATGCTAGCAATACAGACACAGTCCCTGTTTTCAGGGAATCATGTGCTGGTATGTTGCAACAGGGTGATATGTGCTATAATGAAAAAACAGAAccactgacagaaaaaaaaaatgcttgacagGAGAAAGGAGGACTCATATCCTCTAGTTCctcttgaaaataaaagaaaatggaagaagaaagtaTTTCCATTTTGGCATCAAGGATCTTGCAAAGcaccaaaagagaaaattttaatacATGACAATGAAATATAGAATGTAGACTCCTTAGAGGGGCTGGGAGACAAAAAGAATGAACTGATAGGAGGAGTCAAGACAGGACATAGATATACAGCAGGAAGCAGCAGGCCCAACCTCTTTATCTTGACTGGGCCATATTGGCTAGGGAATCACTGTTGCTAGTTTCCACCGGTCAAATTAAAAAGATTCCaagcccggtgcagtggctcacacctacaatcctggcactttgggaggccaagatgacaggatcgtttgagtccaggagttcaagaccagcctgggcaacacagggagaccttttctctataaaaaatttaaaaattagctgggtgtcatgatgcatgcctgtggtcccagctactcaggaggctgatcctgggaggttcaggctgcagtgagttgtgaaggcaccactgcactccagcctgggtgagagagagcaagaccttgtctccaaaaaaaaaaaaaccccaaaccaaaccaaaacaaaaaaccaaaagattatttaaaagctAAAACTACCTACCTCGGCTCAGGCCATCAGGTCCCCGCAATATCCGGCATTCTTCAATCTGTCCAAACGAAGAGAACATGACTCGGATGTCATTTTCAGTGCACTTCTTGGAAATCATACCAATAAACAGCTTCCTGTCTTCCACTGCTAAGAGAGTAAAACAGAAAAGACTTGAATATTACTACTTAAAGAGGCAATGTGGCACAGATTTGGGAGCCAGAccgcctgggtttgaatcctggctctgtaccatattttacagattcaaagacacacatttgttttttgtatttttcacatctctttttttcttgtttttgagatggagtttcgctcttgttgcccaggctggagtgtaatggcgcgatctcggctcaccgcaagctccgcctcccggattcaagtgattctcctgcctcagcctcctgagtagctgggattacaggcatgcgccaaaatgcctggctaattttgtatttttagtagagatggggtttctccatgttggtcaggctgttcttgaactctcgacctcaggtgatccacccgcctcggcctcccaaagtgctgggattacaggtgtgacccaccacgcccggcttcaCGTCTCTTTTTATAACCAATGttatcttaaaattataattagaaGCATTTAGATGAAATATGGTAGCTTTGTAATCTTGTGAAAGTTACTCAACcattctgtgcctgtttcctcatctaacTAATAGGAATAATCAGGTTTACTTCAAAGGGTAGCAGTTGCTATTAAATGTGAAGTACTTGGCATCTTCCCTAGTCCTTTGTATTGTTTcctctttttgagacaagagtctcgctgtcacccaggctgaagtgcggtggcatgatcatggctcactacagccttgacctgccgggtttaagcaatcttcccacctcagcttcccgaatagctgggaccacaggtatgtaccaccacacccagctaattttttgcagagaggtttcactcttattgccaaggctggtctcaaactcctgggcttacgcaatcctccggcctcagcctcttaaagtgctgtgattacaggtgtgcgccactgtgcccagccagcattgTTTGCTCTTACTGGCAATACTACTAAAGAAAGAAGAGGTTTTCACACTTGATATGACAAGTGGAAGAGAATACACCTTTCAGTGAATGTAACTGTctacttttctgaattttttttttttttgagacagagtcttgctctgtcacccaggctggagtgcagtggcacgatctcagcatactgcaaccaccgtctcctgggtccaagcgattctcctgtctcagcctcctgagta from Homo sapiens chromosome 11, GRCh38.p14 Primary Assembly encodes:
- the CELF1 gene encoding CUGBP Elav-like family member 1 isoform 17 (isoform 17 is encoded by transcript variant 84), whose protein sequence is MNGTLDHPDQPDLDAIKMFVGQVPRTWSEKDLRELFEQYGAVYEINVLRDRSQNPPQSKGCCFVTFYTRKAALEAQNALHNMKVLPGMHHPIQMKPADSEKNNAVEDRKLFIGMISKKCTENDIRVMFSSFGQIEECRILRGPDGLSRGCAFVTFTTRAMAQTAIKAMHQAQTMEGCSSPMVVKFADTQKDKEQKRMAQQLQQQMQQISAASVWGNLAGLNTLGPQYLALYLQLLQQTASSGNLNTLSSLHPMGGLNAMQLQNLAALAAAASAAQNTPSGTNALTTSSSPLSVLTSSAGSSPSSSSSNSVNPIASLGALQTLAGATAGLNVGSLAGMAALNGGLGSSGLSNGTGSTMEALTQAYSGIQQYAAAALPTLYNQNLLTQQSIGAAGSQKEGPEGANLFIYHLPQEFGDQDLLQMFMPFGNVVSAKVFIDKQTNLSKCFGFCLDTQVL
- the CELF1 gene encoding CUGBP Elav-like family member 1 isoform 21 (isoform 21 is encoded by transcript variant 91); this translates as MKVLPGMHHPIQMKPADSEKNNAVEDRKLFIGMISKKCTENDIRVMFSSFGQIEECRILRGPDGLSRGCAFVTFTTRAMAQTAIKAMHQAQTMEGCSSPMVVKFADTQKDKEQKRMAQQLQQQMQQISAASVWGNLAGLNTLGPQYLALLQQTASSGNLNTLSSLHPMGGLNAMQLQNLAALAAAASAAQNTPSGTNALTTSSSPLSVLTSSGSSPSSSSSNSVNPIASLGALQTLAGATAGLNVGSLAGMAALNGGLGSSGLSNGTGSTMEALTQAYSGIQQYAAAALPTLYNQNLLTQQSIGAAGSQKEGPEGANLFIYHLPQEFGDQDLLQMFMPFGNVVSAKVFIDKQTNLSKCFGFVSYDNPVSAQAAIQSMNGFQIGMKRLKVQLKRSKNDSKPY
- the CELF1 gene encoding CUGBP Elav-like family member 1 isoform 18 (isoform 18 is encoded by transcript variant 86) produces the protein MNGTLDHPDQPDLDAIKMFVGQVPRTWSEKDLRELFEQYGAVYEINVLRDRSQNPPQSKGCCFVTFYTRKAALEAQNALHNMKVLPGMHHPIQMKPADSEKNNAVEDRKLFIGMISKKCTENDIRVMFSSFGQIEECRILRGPDGLSRGCAFVTFTTRAMAQTAIKAMHQAQTMEGCSSPMVVKFADTQKDKEQKRMAQQLQQQMQQISAASVWGNLAGLNTLGPQYLALYLQLLQQTASSGNLNTLSSLHPMGGLNAMQLQNLAALAAAASAAQNTPSGTNALTTSSSPLSVLTSSGSSPSSSSSNSVNPIASLGALQTLAGATAGLNVGSLAGMAALNGGLGSSGLSNGTGSTMEALTQAYSGIQQYAAAALPTLYNQNLLTQQSIGAAGSQKEGPEGANLFIYHLPQEFGDQDLLQMFMPFGNVVSAKVFIDKQTNLSKCFGFCLDTQVL